A window of Malania oleifera isolate guangnan ecotype guangnan chromosome 5, ASM2987363v1, whole genome shotgun sequence contains these coding sequences:
- the LOC131154932 gene encoding cyclin-dependent kinase inhibitor 7-like yields the protein MATGDCGRRRKRNGGIGAMESGRKRAMKATRTGSSRRKTVSRRLRRQSSSSNIRLQNHRCLLKSPGNLTSPESSDSSGLVTGLSCSSSCSSDGFTAYRSSSGDSNEFVDHRLRSVDLEADGFETEHSKFTDDKLSGEMTTSCELCGDSEELESTTKPSKQTARLRSPAMKMPTEAELEEFFSEAEKYEAKRFAEKYNYDIVKDVPLEGRYHWVQLQP from the exons atggccaCGGGAGACTGCGGGAGGAGACGCAAGAGGAATGGTGGAATTGGAGCCATGGAGAGTGGGAGGAAGCGAGCTATGAAGGCGACGAGGACTGGTTCGTCGAGAAGGAAGACTGTTTCTCGAAGACTGCGACGACAATCATCTTCTTCCAACATTCGGCTCCAAAACCATCGCTGTCTCCTGAAGTCGCCGGGAAATTTGACCTCGCCGGAGTCTTCCGATAGTTCTGGTCTAGTGACTGGTCTTTCGTGCTCGAGTTCCTGCAGCTCTGATGGATTTACGGCTTATCGTTCTTCCAGCGGCGATTCCAACGAGTTCGTGGATCACAGGTTGAGATCCGTGGATCTGGAG GCGGATGGTTTTGAAACTGAACACTCGAAGTTTACCGACGATAAACTCAG TGGAGAGATGACTACGTCTTGCGAGCTTTGCGGAGACTCAGAGGAGCTGGAGTCGACGACGAAGCCTTCGAAGCAAACTGCCCGGCTGAGATCGCCGGCGATGAAGATGCCAACTGAGGCGGAGCTTGAAGAGTTCTTCTCCGAAGCAGAAAAGTACGAGGCAAAACGGTTCGCAGAGAA GTACAACTACGATATTGTGAAGGATGTACCCCTGGAAGGTCGGTACCACTGGGTTCAGTTGCAGCCATGA